In Granulicella mallensis MP5ACTX8, the sequence ACGGGCGACGTATTGCAGTTGACGCTCGACGATGCCATGCAGCGCGGGTTGCGCAATAACCTCGGGCTGGTATTGCAGACCTCCAACGAAAAGTCAGCCAACGGACAGCGTTTGCAGCAGCTCCAGGAGCTTCTGCCGACCGTGAAGGGCTCGGCTTCGATCGAGGTGCAGCAGATCAACCTGGCGGCGTACGGCCTGAAGTTTCCGGGGCTGAACCCGATCATCGGACCGTTCCAGGTGGTGGATTTCCGGGCATATCTGACGCAGAAGCTGGTGGATCTGCAGTCGCTCGAGAACTACATCTCCTCAAGGCATAACTTTGAAGCGGCAAAGCTCAGCGCACAGGACGCCCGCGACCTGGTGGTGCTGACGGTCGGCAATGCGTATCTGCTGTGCATCGCGGACGCGGCCCGTATCGAGGCCGTGAAGGCGGATATGGCGACCTCCAAGGTATCGCTCGATCAGGCGACCGCGGCGCATGAGGCGGGCACGAGTCCCAGGCTCGATGTGCTGCGGGCCCAGGTGGACTATCAGAACGAGGATCAAAACCTGATTGCGACGACGAACCAGTTGGCCAAGGACAAGCTGGCTCTGGCTCGGGCGATCGGCCTGCCGCTGGAGCAGAAGTACGAGCTGGCCAATACGGAGCCCTTCGCGGCGTTAGATACTCCCGATCCCGAGACTGCCTTTCAGGCGGCGCTGAAGCAGCGCAAAGATCTGGCAGCGATGGCCGAGCAGTTGAAGGCGGCGCAGGCGAGCAAGAAGGCGGCGTTTGACAGCCAGTTGCCCACGGCGAGCTTCAGTGGCGACTACGGCGATATGGGCACGACGCCGGGTCACTCGCACGGAACGTTTACGGCGACGGGGCAGGTATCGGCTCCGATCCTGCA encodes:
- a CDS encoding TolC family protein; amino-acid sequence: MVKVNKRAFPNALALLLAVAGVPAVAQSSGGSSTTDSSSNIQSVTAVQQQLSQPGPSVTPSSAADSSFRGSIVRDKATGDVLQLTLDDAMQRGLRNNLGLVLQTSNEKSANGQRLQQLQELLPTVKGSASIEVQQINLAAYGLKFPGLNPIIGPFQVVDFRAYLTQKLVDLQSLENYISSRHNFEAAKLSAQDARDLVVLTVGNAYLLCIADAARIEAVKADMATSKVSLDQATAAHEAGTSPRLDVLRAQVDYQNEDQNLIATTNQLAKDKLALARAIGLPLEQKYELANTEPFAALDTPDPETAFQAALKQRKDLAAMAEQLKAAQASKKAAFDSQLPTASFSGDYGDMGTTPGHSHGTFTATGQVSAPILQIAKTRGQEEVAGAQFDQTQAKLSDQVQQVNADVRDAILDIQSSAKLVEATKSNVDLAHEALSEAQQRFKAGVEDSLPVSQALSADEQANDQYISALYQHNVAKLSLARALGVASTNYKDYLGGK